From Skermanella sp. TT6, a single genomic window includes:
- a CDS encoding Z1 domain-containing protein, with amino-acid sequence MRHREQIRALLEKQIGNPNEVKDIVDTAEQVMGKWVDPLSGGKEEINGLIYGLVQSGKTGVLTVTGAIGADEGYKAVIVLTSDNDPLYDQTLARVREAFPGMDIIAKPDFKDYNSFIQRVKHGTCAIVTTKNASILDTLIENFKKGNIKGLTSLIIDDEADQASLNTKEAKADGTRSEINRHIGALRKFFDKNTYLQVTATPQALFLQSPGHDFRPQFTVLSHPGKDYVGGEDFFGGKADLVREFDITDITAIAAGNQPAANPTIPKSLLRALDTFMVAATYKRLQDTEQKSAFLCHVSTRKADHKHIEGLLRQYKVDLSNKLKAKDKKTINRLKNGYDDLAKTDTGLAAFSFVKIVDEIEFLSPGIAVKLVNGETDEDVALQSPYNLFVGGNKLGRGVTIKNLLVSYYGRNPKVKQADTVLQHARMYGYRRTDIGLLRLFLPPQLHLVFKAIHEMEDGLRKLISSTSTEHFRGIYLDGGVSPTRRNILAPGTLGVYSAGKSYNPANVLRDASVKASTARIDGMLAKVADKTCVELPIADVKALIEATAPDPAAAQKIWDTEAILKSLDQLAGIRKQKTAYVYVDRGRGLKENRHETQGILTGGEEAKAPKDKATLFLLRTDNKSGAHEAWWPQFRFPDGSYAFAFAI; translated from the coding sequence ATGAGACACCGCGAGCAAATCCGCGCGCTTCTGGAGAAGCAGATCGGCAATCCAAACGAGGTCAAGGACATCGTGGACACCGCCGAGCAGGTGATGGGCAAGTGGGTGGATCCGCTCAGCGGAGGCAAGGAGGAGATCAACGGGTTGATCTACGGCTTGGTCCAGAGCGGCAAGACGGGCGTCCTCACCGTAACTGGCGCCATCGGCGCCGACGAGGGGTACAAGGCCGTCATCGTCCTGACCTCCGACAACGACCCACTTTACGACCAGACGTTGGCAAGGGTCAGGGAAGCATTCCCCGGCATGGACATCATCGCCAAGCCCGACTTTAAGGACTACAACAGTTTCATCCAACGCGTGAAGCACGGGACCTGCGCCATTGTTACAACGAAGAACGCTAGCATCCTGGACACGCTTATCGAGAACTTCAAGAAGGGCAACATCAAAGGTCTGACCAGCCTGATCATCGACGACGAGGCCGACCAGGCGAGCCTGAACACCAAGGAGGCCAAGGCCGACGGGACAAGGAGCGAGATCAATCGACACATCGGGGCGCTCCGGAAGTTCTTCGACAAGAACACGTACCTCCAGGTCACTGCGACCCCGCAGGCCCTTTTCCTCCAGAGCCCTGGACACGATTTCCGACCACAGTTCACGGTACTAAGCCATCCCGGCAAGGATTACGTCGGGGGGGAGGACTTCTTCGGCGGCAAGGCCGACCTCGTGCGCGAGTTCGACATCACGGACATCACCGCCATAGCCGCGGGGAACCAGCCCGCAGCCAATCCGACGATCCCAAAGTCTCTGCTGCGGGCGCTCGACACATTCATGGTCGCCGCCACCTACAAGCGCCTCCAGGATACCGAGCAGAAGAGCGCGTTCCTCTGCCACGTCAGCACCAGGAAGGCCGACCACAAGCACATCGAGGGACTGCTCCGACAGTACAAGGTCGACCTGTCCAACAAGCTCAAGGCGAAGGACAAAAAGACGATCAACCGGCTGAAGAACGGCTACGACGACCTGGCGAAGACCGACACAGGGCTGGCTGCTTTCAGTTTCGTGAAAATCGTCGACGAGATCGAATTCCTGTCGCCCGGCATCGCGGTCAAGCTCGTTAACGGCGAAACGGACGAGGACGTCGCGCTCCAATCGCCGTACAACCTGTTTGTCGGCGGCAACAAACTCGGCCGTGGTGTGACCATCAAGAACCTTTTGGTCAGCTATTATGGGCGCAACCCCAAGGTAAAGCAGGCCGACACTGTGCTTCAGCACGCCCGTATGTACGGGTACCGCAGGACGGACATTGGGCTGCTGAGGCTGTTCCTCCCGCCACAGCTCCATCTCGTGTTCAAGGCGATCCACGAGATGGAGGATGGCCTGCGCAAACTCATCTCGAGCACCTCGACCGAGCATTTCCGGGGCATATACCTGGACGGGGGGGTTAGTCCCACTAGACGCAATATCCTGGCGCCCGGGACGCTTGGCGTCTATTCCGCCGGAAAGAGTTACAATCCGGCCAACGTGCTGCGGGACGCATCGGTGAAGGCGTCCACTGCCCGTATCGACGGCATGCTGGCGAAAGTCGCGGACAAGACCTGCGTCGAATTGCCGATTGCCGACGTCAAGGCGCTGATCGAGGCCACCGCGCCCGATCCGGCGGCCGCGCAGAAGATTTGGGACACCGAAGCGATCCTGAAATCGCTCGACCAGTTGGCGGGCATACGGAAGCAGAAGACCGCGTACGTCTACGTGGACCGAGGACGCGGCTTGAAGGAGAACCGCCACGAAACCCAGGGCATCTTGACTGGCGGCGAGGAGGCGAAAGCGCCGAAGGACAAGGCGACGCTGTTCCTGCTACGCACCGACAACAAGAGTGGCGCGCACGAGGCATGGTGGCCGCAGTTCCGATTTCCCGATGGCAGCTATGCTTTCGCGTTCGCGATCTGA
- a CDS encoding tyrosine-type recombinase/integrase: protein MRTRITKRIVDAARAEGGRRLHVYDDVVQGFGLRVTPAGAKSYFVEYRPGTGGRNAPKRRMTIGTHGAPWTPDTARNEAVRILGLVRAGKDPAADRQRDRQVETLTVATLAERYIAQHCKIRQRSWRERERVFNRDVLPLIGRKPADQVSRADIEAVLDSIGPQAPTMRRRTFAYLRAFWNWAVRKEHVATSPCDRIDGEREAAPRERVLTEPELVEIWTAAGTIGYPWGPFIKLLILTAQRRSEVAGMTWAEVHDTDDGPIWRIPGGRAKNGKPHAVPLSPQAMALLADIPRQGQLVFTTTGKTPISGFSKGKARLDRLIQAARGDGVEPMTEWTLHDLRRTTTTGLARLGVRAEVADKILNHLTGTIKGVAAVYQRHDYVREARAALELWGWHLERLTGLKL, encoded by the coding sequence GTGCGGACCAGGATCACGAAGCGGATCGTCGATGCGGCGCGGGCCGAGGGGGGCAGGCGGCTGCACGTCTACGACGACGTGGTGCAGGGATTCGGGCTGCGGGTGACGCCGGCCGGAGCGAAGAGCTACTTCGTGGAATACCGGCCTGGTACCGGCGGCCGGAACGCCCCGAAGCGCCGCATGACCATCGGCACCCACGGCGCTCCCTGGACCCCTGACACGGCCCGGAACGAGGCGGTGCGCATCCTCGGACTGGTCCGGGCGGGCAAGGACCCGGCGGCGGACCGCCAGCGGGACCGTCAGGTCGAGACGCTCACCGTCGCGACCCTGGCCGAACGCTACATCGCCCAGCACTGCAAAATCCGGCAACGCTCGTGGCGCGAAAGGGAGCGCGTGTTCAACCGCGACGTCCTCCCGCTCATTGGCCGCAAGCCAGCCGATCAGGTGAGCCGCGCGGACATCGAGGCCGTCCTCGACTCGATCGGCCCGCAGGCCCCGACGATGAGGCGCCGCACCTTCGCCTATCTCCGCGCCTTCTGGAACTGGGCGGTGAGGAAGGAGCATGTAGCGACGTCGCCCTGCGACAGGATCGACGGCGAGCGCGAGGCGGCGCCGCGCGAGCGGGTCCTGACCGAGCCGGAACTGGTCGAGATCTGGACCGCAGCCGGGACGATCGGGTATCCATGGGGACCGTTTATTAAACTACTGATCCTGACGGCCCAGCGCCGGTCCGAGGTCGCCGGCATGACGTGGGCCGAGGTCCACGACACCGATGACGGACCGATCTGGCGGATTCCTGGCGGGCGCGCCAAAAACGGTAAGCCCCACGCGGTGCCGCTGTCGCCCCAGGCGATGGCGCTTCTGGCAGACATCCCGCGGCAGGGACAACTGGTGTTCACGACGACCGGAAAGACCCCGATCAGCGGCTTCAGCAAGGGCAAGGCAAGACTGGACCGGCTTATTCAGGCGGCCCGTGGAGATGGAGTGGAGCCGATGACCGAATGGACCCTCCACGACCTCCGGCGCACCACCACGACCGGGCTGGCGCGTCTTGGCGTGCGCGCCGAGGTGGCTGACAAGATCCTGAATCACCTGACCGGGACCATAAAGGGCGTCGCCGCAGTTTATCAACGGCATGACTATGTCCGCGAGGCGCGTGCCGCGCTCGAACTATGGGGTTGGCACCTGGAGCGGTTAACAGGATTGAAGTTGTAG